In Bacteriovorax sp. PP10, the genomic window GATGACCAAAGTTCTTGTGAGTGCCTTAAGTTTGATCACCTAGATGTTATAAGTCACGTGAATCACAACCAGAAAGTAGGCATCGATACTGCATTTATATACATGGGAATAAGAACGACTAATTTATTGATATTTCTATAAGGGTGCTAACTAAATGAAAACGACGTCTCAAAACATCAACGAAACCGACAATCTCGTGCTGTTCCCATCAGCGAAGAACTTCCATAAGGAAGAAGATTTAACAGATCCTATGATGGATCTTTTAAACGAATACTCGCACATGACGGACGCTGATATTCCAACTCATTTAGATGAGCGCTTTGAAGACGAATTAGAAGACGATACCATTTTTGGAAGTCTTGAGGCCTTCATGGCAAGAAACCAAAATCAAGACGGGTTAACTCCTGATGATAAACTTGTGAAACTTATTAATGAGCGTATGCAAGCAATCACTGAAGCAAAAGAACGTATCAAATTTTACTTAGATGAAATTGACATGTTTTTGCCAAGAAAACGCTAAATAATCAACGACATTATTTTTGTATGCTAACAGCGGCATCCAGAATGAGGTCCGCCACCTTTCTTGCCTGAGAAAGCATCGGTACGTGCGCTAATTTTTTCAGCGTTGCTTTTTGCATTTAATTTTAGAGCAAAAGCTCTTTGTAAATCAGATTGAATCATTCGATCATCTTTTGCGACAATATAATAATTCATTCTCGTCTCCCATACAGATATGTGAGCTTTTCAAATAAAGTTCAATGGCCGTAGCTCCTTGAGTGGCCTTCATGACTGTTTCCATTTTTACTGATATATCAGGTACAAAATTATTAATCATTGATTCTGTTGTGAGATCTAAAATGAATGTCAGGCAGAATAATTTAATAAAAATTAAAGTCGCTTGAGCAATTTGTTATTGAGTCTGTACTTTTCTTTGTTGTCATAAAAAATAAGAAACACCTGATTTCTATATAAAAGATTCATCCTCAAGGTTTCTTTAAGAAATTTAATTTATTTTCCTTTTCATTACTATTCGTTTGTTTTGAACAGGTACTTCATGAAAGGATTTTTTACTTTAATATTATTTTTATGTGGCCTCCAGCTACTACATGCTAAAGATCTTACTGATATTGATGTATCCGTAAGTTTTTATTCTGAAACCATTTACGATTCTCGCATTTCAGGAGCAGTGAATGAGTCGCGTCTGCGCTTGATTCCTGAGCTGGATTATAAATGGTTGAGGCCTTATGCAGGCGTGACATTTTCAAAAGACCTTTCTAATGGGAAGGCCCCCATTTTAACTGAAAATATGATTGCTCCGACTGCAGGGCTTCAGGTTAAAGCGTTGCCATTTCTTTATTTTTTCGGGGAGGCCAGAAGGCTTTATCGAATTAATAATGAAAAGAGAAACGATAGCGAAAAAGAACTTCGTTATGGTGCTTTTGCTTATCATTATCTGGATCTACCAAAAAATATGTTTAATGAATTCTATGGCGAAATTATCGTTGTAGATAGAGTAGACACGAAACCGGTCACAGTTCTATGGAACAAGCTTGGTTTTAGATACCTTCCTTATGCCTGGCTTCGCCCGGATGTTTATCTTGAAGGATTCACTCGCATGAGCCCAAATCCTGGATATGGGCCGGATGAGAATGAATTAAGATTAGGATCACGCTTGACCTTTTTAAAAGGCTTCTGGGCCGCAGGCGTTTCCATGACCTATGCACCGGTAAGCAATGTTAAAAAAGGTGGAATTGACTCACTTCTTGTTATCTCAAGAGAGGTGTTCTAATGAACCTTTTACCTTTCACAGAATACTATCTTTGGAGCATCAGTCTTTGCGTCCTTTTATTTTTAATTGATGACTTGTTCATTGATTTTACTGCGCGTATTAAAAAAATAGGTCCTAAAGCTATTTCAAAAAATATTTTATACGATTCTAAAAATTCTAAAATGCTGGCGATCATGGTTGCCAACTGGAAAGAAGATGCTGTTCTTGAGGCAATGATCAAAGGGAATATGGCCAATCTTCCGATGGAGAACGTGCATATTTTCTTAGGCGTCTATCCTAACGATACAGCAACAATGGAGATTGCTTTAAAGATGGAAGCGCGTTTTCCGCGCGTTCATGCAGTCATCAATACTCAGGAAGGTCCGACTTATAAAGGACAAATGTTAAATGAGGTTGTTAAGTATATTTTCATTAAAGAAGATAAGCTGGGCGTAGAGTTCGAAGGTTTTATTCTTCATGATTCAGAAGATGTCCTGGATCCTAATATACCATATCTTTACTCATTAGGATTGAGAGAAGCTGATTTCATTCAGACGCCGGTCTTTAGTTTGCCAGTAAAGTGGTGGGATTTGACGGCAGGAACTTATATGGATGAATTTTCAGAAATTCATACTAAAGATCTTTTAGTTCGTCAGCACATGGGAGCGGCCTTACCTTCTGCGGGTGTAGGAACATGTTTATCGAGAAAACTTATTCTTACTTTTTTAAGCCGTCAAAATGAAGAGGTTTTTTTACCGGATTCATTAACAGAAGATTATCAGATTGGACTTCAGACGACGATTTGGGGTTTTAGGTCAACTTTCCTATGCTGTTATATTGAAGGAGAAGATTGCTCAAAAATCATATCTACCAGAGAGTTTTTTCCACATAAATTCTGGCAATCTATTCGCCAGAAAACACGCTGGACAACCGGGATTGCTTTTCAAGGTGCAAAAAACATTGGCTGGTTTGGTAACTTTTGGCAGCGTTATTTTTTATGGCGTGACCGCAAAGGTCCTATCAATGCATTTTTAACATTGAACTTAATTTTTATCATGGTCCTTCTTCCGTTTCTTTCTGAAGACAGAGTTTATTTTAGTAATAAGTATCTTCAGTTCGTATTGCTATTGAATACGTTTGGAATGTTTATTCGTTTCGGTTCACGCATTAGTTGTGTTGAAAAACTTTATGGGAAGGCCTGTGCTTACTCGGCAATTCTTAGATGGCCGTCAGCTATGGTCATTAATATGTGGTCAGGAATTCGTTCGACCAGACAGTATATTGAAAGCTCGCTTACAGGTAAAAAAATTAAATGGGTTAAAACAGAGCACCGCTTACCTGAAGGATTCGGAGAAGTTTTAGAGCCAATTAATCATAGACAACCAATTTCACAATTATCTTTAGATCATGAGAGTACTTTACAGCTTTAAAAGGGAGAGAGTTTAATGAAGATTTTAACAATGTTGCTGATGTTTTTTACATTAGCAAACGTACAAGCGATGGACGTCAAGGGATTCAACTTGACCGAAGATGGAACATTTGAATTTGATGCAAATTTAACTGGTGACCAAAAAACAGAAGCACAAATTGCTGTTGACCATGTCAAAAGGCTTGGAACGAATCATATCGTTCTTAACGTAAGAGCAAAAATGGTAGGGCCAAAGTCAGTGGACATTATTCCATTAACTGGATCTGGCCCGGTTGCTCAAGAAGCAAGAAAGATGACGAACCTGATTAAGTACATCCATTCATTGGATATGACTGTTGGGATTAGACCCATTTTTTTCGTACTTGGACCTAACGGAGAATTTCCTTATTCAGAAGTTCAGCCGGATGGAAGTACAAAGGCCTGGTGGCATGGAAATATTCAACCTCACGATCCTGATCGTTGGTTTGATAATTTTCAGTTATACCTTGATCGTTATATGACAATTGCAAAGCTTGCAAAAGTTGAAGAGTTTACTATTGGCGCAGAACTTTACAGTATGACTGTAGGAATTGAAGACCAATGGAAAGAGTACCCACACGGATTCCCGGGAAGATGGAATCAATTATTAAAATACACAAGAAGTAAGCTAGGAGCGAAAGTTCGTATCATGTACGACATTAACTTCACTGACGACACTGATACAAGCACAGATATTTCTAGAAGTGGTGGAGAGCTTGAGAGATGGAGATACCGTCTGGTAGATCTTGCTGAATCTGATGACGAAGCACAAAGAAAAATCTGGCAACAATTGCTGGATTTTTGGAATGGTCTTGATGCTATCGGTGTTGATATGTACCGCTCGCTTGCATTCAAAAATGATGTTATTCCAGCTAACAAAGAAACACTTGTAAAATTATTAAGTGAAAGGGCCCTGACTTACGCTAATCAGCTGGACGTAACTCTGCTTGAAATTTCTATTTACTCAGGTTCTATGAAGCCGGTTATTTTAAAAGAAGTTGGTTTTAGAAGTGTAGAAAATACTTTTGTCGATCCATTTACTTATGCAACTGCACTTGGTGCTTTAAATATCGCCCACCAGGCCGCTGGTTATGAAGCTCTTTTTAAAGGGTTTGCTCTACCTGGTTTCGAATGGTTTTCTGGTTTTGCTTTTTGGGATATCCCACTTTCTCCTGGTCATAATGGTCCAACTGACCGTGGATTTTCTCCCATTGGAAAAGTTGAAACAGAAGAAGTGATTAAAAGGTATTTCAAGTAATGAAAGTATTAATCCTTACATTTTTGTGTAGTGTAAATTTCATGGCATCTGCCTATGCACAAAAAGTGATGTTGCCTGAGAAAGGTGCGTACTTTGGGGCCTACGTTGATGCCGGTCCATTAGCAGAAGAAGTCAGGCCTCATGAAATTGAAGCCTTCGAGTTACTCACTGGTAAACCAATGGCCTGGGTTTATTTTTCAAATAACTGGACTGATGGAGAGATTGATTTCCCTTATGAAAATGTAGAGATTTGCAGAAAGATGGGGAGAATTCCTTATATACGTCTAATGCCATGGTCGGAAGATAGTGGAGATGGAAAAGCAGATCCTATTTTTACCATGGATGCTTTTTTAAAAGGAACGTTCGATGAAAAACTTATCGAATGGGCAAGACAGGCCTCTGAAAGTCCAGGTCCTATTATTTTAGAATTCGGACCTGAGGTTAATGGAAACTGGTTTCCATGGAATGGCCAATGGAATGGTGGTTCACGCACAACTCGGTATGGGGACCCACGCCTTCCGGATGGCCCTGAAAAATTCCGTGATGTGTACAGAAGAATTATTACGCTATTTAAAATCGGTGGACTGACAGAAGCGACATGGGTTCTTCATGTGGATACAGCAAGAATGCCTGAGGCCTCATGGAATTCAACTTCTAATTATTATCCAGGAGATGAGAATATTGACTGGATTGGATTATCAGTCTTTGGCGCTCAACTGCCAACTCATGACTGGATTGAATTTATGCCAAAATTTAAAAGTTTCTGGCCTGAGATTCAAGAGATCGCCAAAAGAAAACCCGTCATCATTTCTGAGTTTGCCGTGATTGAAGATAAAAAAAATCCATCTAGAAAAGCAGACTGGATTGCCAGGGCATTAAGAACTATAGAGTCGGGACTCTATCCAATAAAAGGGATTAGTTATTGGAATTCTCCAGGATGGCTTGCAGACGGATCAGCAGATTTCAGGATCACGTCTTCAGAGAAGGCATTGAATTCTTTCGTTGGAAGAATCAATCAGGATTTTTGGAAAATAATAACGGCCCCTATTCAACCAAGTGAAGATGAACAATGAACAAGATATTCTTACTATTTTTATTTCTAATAACGAATGCTGCCCATGCTGAGAATAAAAACTTAAATACAGTTTTTCCAAGTAATGGACAGTGTGTACTTATCTATTATGATCTTTCTAAAGATCCAAACTATCATTTAGGTAAAATCTATTCGGTCTATGCTCAGAACCTTTTGGGCCATTTTCCTGAATTAACTCAGATTGTTTCTCCTATTGAAAGATACACGAAAGGTGAAATCGAAAAATGTAGAAGCACTATCTACATTGGAAGTTATTTTGAAAATGACATCCCTGAAGATTTCTATCTGGATTTTCAAAACACTAAAAAGAATGTGGCTTGGCTTGGATATAACATCTGGAAATTCCCTGAAGATGTAATGTCAAAAATGTTCGGTCATAACTATGACTCTTTAACGAGCCTTGATGCTGAAAATTTAAACAAAGAAGGAAATCCCTCATTTTTTAAATATGTAGAATATAAAGGTGAACAATTTGAAAAATTTTCTAAGTGGGTTAAGAGAGACGGAAAAAATGTATTCGCTGCTCCATTTGAACAAGTTGCTTTAAAGAAAGATCCTAAAACTACGAATACAACAGTAAAAGTTTTAGCTTTAAGCCGTCACGACTACAGCGGAAAAAAACTTCCCTATGCTCTGAGATCTGAAAATCGTTTTTATGTGGCCGATATCCCCTTTAGCTACGCTCATGAATCTGATCGTTATCTCGTGTTTTCGGATCTTCTTTTTGACATCCTAAATCTGGCGCCTAGACATAAAGAAAAATTAGCGATTATGAGAATTGAGGATGTTCATCCCAAAGTTCCTATAAGAAATTTAAATCTTCTTCAGACTGTTTTTAAAGAAGAAGGTGTTCCACTACATGTGGCCTTAATACCAATGTTCTACGATCCATTATTTCGTTATGACCGCGAACCAAACGAAACATTTTTACCAATGACGGCCGTACCTCAGTTCATGAGCTGGGTTAAAGACGTTCAAAAAGACAATGGTGTATTTATTTGGCATGGAGCGACTCACCAATACAAAAATATTCCTAATCCCCACTCTGGTTACAGTTCGGATGATTTCGAGTTTTGGGATGCTGTTAATAATATCCCTGTTGCCGATGATAGTGTGGACTTTGTTCTTGACCGCCTTGACCTTGGAAGTGACTACTTAAAAGAGGCCAATATTTTTCCAAAAATATGGCTGACTCCACACTATCAGGCATCAGCGCTGGACTACCACATTTTTGCAGATGTTTTTGACTGGAATATTGGAAGAGCGATTTATTTTCTTGAAGAACCTAAAAAGCTTTCACGCGATCCGGAACTACTGGAACAAGTTAAGTACGGTGCTAAAGACGGCGGAAATAAAATTCTTAGAAGACAACTGTTTAAAGATTTCGAAACAGATGTTCACGGAGAATGGTTTGGACAGCTTTATCCTTACGAGATTTACGGTGATGTCTATGGACAAAGAATGTTTCCTGAAATTTTAGGGAACCCACAGCCTTTTACGAGTGATCACGTATGGTACCCACGTTCATTGAAAGACATGCTTGAAGATGCCAGAAGAAATTTAGTTTTAAGAGATAGTTGGGCAGCTTCATTTTTCCATCCTTATATTCTGACGGATATTGTGAATGGAGGAGTGGGAGATTACCCGGGAGATACAAGACCTCTGAGAGAGCTGCTAAGAGAAATGAAAAAACTTGGTTATAAATTTGTAAATCTTGAAACATTCGCCGAGCAAACAAAAAATGTGGCAAACGTAAAACGAATAGAAGTGAAAATAGATAATTCTTGGGAGAGAAAAAAATGAAACAATTATTGAGTCTGCTATTATTAATGTTTGTCATTACCACAGGTAGTGCAGACGCACAGGTTGATGTTCCTAATCTTGGAAGACCTGGGACACTATTAAAAGAAGCAAAACAAGGGCGAAAAGAATTATTAGAAGTTCTACTGCGTTTAAAAGACAATGTGAGAGAGCTGCGTGATCAGCCTACATTTGATGAATTTTTTGCTCTACTTGGACCTCTGGATGCTCTGGCAAAAGAATATAATCTTGCGCTGATTTATCCTGATGCTGTTAAAGAAGTCGGTAAAAATATGATTATGCATGGTAATCGCTGGCTGAAAATTTCTGTTGATAGTGACAAGAAAATTCTTTCCTACCAAAAATGGGCAGACTTATCTGCAGCTCTTTTATTCCAAGGGCAAGTCATTGAAGAGCTTAATAAGATTAAAGACGAAGAGCTTTTTAAGAAAGCTTACGTCAATCTTTTAAGCCTTGAAACATGGGCAGAAGTAACTTTCCCGAATGATTTATATCTTTATCCAACATACCAGAAGACTATTTCTGATTTAAGTTTCAAGGCCCTTTTAACGACTAAGATAATAGATCAGGAAGAGTGGACATTTTGGATTAGAGGACTGAGTTCTCAATCGGCCGCTCAGGATTACTTATCTTTTCTTAACGAAAAAATCCTCATGGATAGCCTTAAAAAAGAAGAAATACCTCAATGGTTTGCACTTGCTGAAACTCTAGGTAAACAATTAACAGCAATTGATCGTCTTTCTGGTTCAGTAAAAAATAACTATGGTGTTTTTGTAACTGATTTAACTGCAAAAGCAATTTTTTACGAATACGATATTAATGAGGCCAGCTTCAAGACTATTGTCAATCTTCTCGATATCAGTTCTTTAAGAGGTCTTATTTTTAGATGGGTAAATCCTGAAAAGACAGCAAGTGATGTATATGCCCTAAGACTTGTGACTCTTTCAAAAATTCTTTATTTAAGAACTAAAGAACTTAAACTGACTCAGAACTCACTTGAACTTGAAAGATTTGTTTCATCTCGTTTAGGTCCGGTAGTTGCTTCTCAAAATGGTATTGAAGGACATTATAACTTAAAAGGTCTTGATGGACGTGAATGGTTTTTTACAATTATTCGTGAGACAGAGTCGCGTGTCGTCGCATCTTTATGTGATTCAACAGGTGTGATTTGCTTTTCATTTTTTAATATCCAGTACAACATGGAAAGAAATGTCTTTTTTGCTTCTGAAAATTTACCAAACGACGACTCTTACCAAAATGCTCCTGCCCAAATTATTTTTGGAGCAGACAATACTGTTTCTTTAGATTTACCACACGCTTTTAAAGTGAGTGGCCGTTTTTCCGGAAAAAAAGTTCAGTCATATGAAAATATCATGAGTATGGCCGATGAAAATGCTGTTGCTATTGAAGGGCATTTTAAAGGAACGATGGAAGTTAATGGAGTGCTTAAAGAGTATGACCTGATGATCACAAGCTTTGGTGAGTATTCTATCGGAAGACTTGAATCTGAAGACAGCGTTATCAGAGTAGACCTTAATAAAGGAACTGATGGTAAGGCGGGATTCATTTACTTAACATCTGGACGCACAGGAAAAGGAACTTGGTTTCACCTGCGTTTAAAACAAGAAGGGTATGAAACTCTTGTTGGTGACGCGATCGTTGGTGGAATGGGAAAATTGGGGAAAGTTCGTTTCGTACAATATTATGGAGACGACGAATGAATCTCAATAATTCAAAAAACATTTTGACTTTTTTTGGAACCAGACCTGAAGCTATTAAGATGATTCCGGTTATTAAATCACTTCGTAACAAAGGTTTTAAAGTGACTGTAGGGTTGTCTGGACAGCATACAGATATGGTAGATCAGTTATTAGAATTGTTTGGTGAATCGGCAGATTTCACGCTCAACATTCAAGGATCAGTGAAAAATGTAGAAGACCCAATTGTTCTTATTATACCTGGATTGTGTGCGAAGCTTCGCGAGATCAAACCAGATTTAATTTTAGTTCATGGCGATACATCAAGCACGCTGGCGGGCGCACTGGCCGGATATTATGAAAAGATTCCTGTTGGCCACGTTGAAGCAGGACTTCGTTCAAGTAATATTTTTCACCCATGGCCGGAAGAGATTAATAGAAAATTGACTGCTGATCTGACATTACTGCATTTCGCTCCTACTGTTCTCGCGAAAGAAAATCTTCTGCGCGAAAATGTTCCAGGAGATGAAATTTTTGTAACAGGCAATACTGTCGTTGATGCTCTTTATATGATGAATGATGAGATTGAAAAGAACGATGCTTTAAGAACTGGCTTCGAAGGAAAATATAATTTCTTAAATGCAGACAAAAAATGGATTCTTATGACAGGTCACCGTAGAGAAAATCTTGGTGAAGGTCTAAATAATGTCATGCAAGCTATTTTAGAACTTTCAAAAAGATCAGATGTGGAAATTATCTTTCCAGTTCATCCAAATCCAAAAGTTCGTTCTTCTTTTGCTGAATTGATTACTAGTGATTGTCCTGTCCATATAGTTGACCCGCTTCCATATTCGGAAATGGTTTGGCTTTTATCCCGCTCAAGTCTGGTGATTACAGATTCAGGTGGAATTCAGGAAGAAGCACCTTCATTTAAGGTTCCTGCAGTTGTGACTCGCGAAACGACTGAAAGAAAAGAAGCTGTTTTAAAAGGATGGGCAAAATTAGTCGGAACTGATAAACAAAAAATTATTGATGCTTCTAATGAATTCTTAGATTCTATAAGTCTTAAGCAGTACCTTGATTTGGAAGAAAATCCTTATGGAGATGGGACAGCTGCAGATCAGATAAGCTCCGTTATTGAGTCTTTGACTTGTAAGGAAGGTTATTTTTTTGCTGTCAATAAAAAGAAAGAAGAGCAGATCGTTTTATCTGCTTCCATCGCAGAGGCGGTAGGGCCATCTGTTGTAACTTATAAAAAAACTGATCTAGTTTCTATTAGTATGTAAAAGAAAAGGCCATCGTTTATCGATGGCCTTTTTGCATTGAGGTCTTCTACTTTTCTATTTTTACTAATCCACTTAAGGCCATTAATAAAGGTTACTGAATGGATTATATATCAAAAAAGTTTATCTACTATATTCATTCATTTAATTCACTAGTTCTAACCTCATTTTTAAATTAAACTAAATTTACTGTCTCGTTTTAAAAGTTCGGGAGGACTTCAGTGTCAAAATTCGCAGGAGTTATGATTATATTCTTACTCTGTAGCAACCTACGGGCAGCTGAAACAGTCACGTTACTTGCAGGAGAGTCTTTCCCACCTTTGATGTGGGAAGATAATGGCGTTGCTAAGGGGATTGCCGTAGAGATCGGTAAGGCGATTCTAGTAAAAGCTGGTTACAACGTGATCGTTAAAACTTGTCCATGGAAGCGTTGCCAGGTGATTGCAAAAAATGAAGGTGCCTTCATTACTGGTTTTTCAAAAAACGATGAACGCTTAAAAAACTTCATTTACACTGACGCTATCATGTACGACGACCTCGTTATAGTCACAAAAAAAGGAAAGGAATTTGCTTTTGATGAGACTAAGGAATGTATAGGAAAAAGAATCGGTGCACAGCTTGGAGTGGGGTTTGGTCAAAAAAACCAGGGACTCAAAAAAGGCATGATTATCGAAACTGATTCTAACGATGTCTCTCGAGTAAGAAAAATAATGTACGGAAGAATTGATGGTGGATTTTTCTCCCTTGGGAAAGCAGGGATTGTCTACTCTGCCAAGTTGGCAGGTTATTCTATGGACAACTTTTCGATTCTTCCTGTTGTCGTTTCTAAAGATCCAAACTATTTAGCGACAGGGATAAGAACATCAAATGCGTCTGAGAAAATTAAAAAAATCAATGCTGCAATCAAAGTGCTTACTTATAATGGAACGATTGCGAAAGTGATGAAAACGACTTTTTAACAGACTTGTCCCAAGACAAATTGAGGAAGAAAGGTTAGTATCGACATCATGGAAAATAATGAACTTAAAATAACAGATTTAGAAATCGGAACGGGAATTATGCCCTCTAAAGGAGCGCTGGTTTTTGCTCATTACGAAGGTTTCTTAGAAGATGGAACAAAGTTTGATTCTTCAATTGATCGCGGAAAACCATTTCAATTTGTCTTTGGCACTGGCCGGGTTATCAAAGGATGGGATCAAGGTTTGGTTGGAATGAAAGTGGGTGGAAAACGTACGCTCTTTGTTCCGGCCCACTTGGCATATGGTGAAAGACAAATAGGACAATTCATTAGACCAAATTCTAATCTTCTTTTTCATATTGAATTATTAGAAGTGAGACCTAGAGAATAGTTATTTTTTTAGTTCACTATCAATTCCCGCCTGTGCACAAATCTCATCAATCGTTCCACTAGGCGCTCCACCAACACCTATCCCGCCAATTGGAATACCGGCCATTGTCAGAGGAATACCACCACCTAAAAGTAAAAATCCATCTATCTGCCCAAGGTTTTGAGCTTCTGGATTTGTTTGCGAAGCGATCAGCATTGCAGAGGTTTTATTTTTTGCCGA contains:
- a CDS encoding glycosyltransferase: MNLLPFTEYYLWSISLCVLLFLIDDLFIDFTARIKKIGPKAISKNILYDSKNSKMLAIMVANWKEDAVLEAMIKGNMANLPMENVHIFLGVYPNDTATMEIALKMEARFPRVHAVINTQEGPTYKGQMLNEVVKYIFIKEDKLGVEFEGFILHDSEDVLDPNIPYLYSLGLREADFIQTPVFSLPVKWWDLTAGTYMDEFSEIHTKDLLVRQHMGAALPSAGVGTCLSRKLILTFLSRQNEEVFLPDSLTEDYQIGLQTTIWGFRSTFLCCYIEGEDCSKIISTREFFPHKFWQSIRQKTRWTTGIAFQGAKNIGWFGNFWQRYFLWRDRKGPINAFLTLNLIFIMVLLPFLSEDRVYFSNKYLQFVLLLNTFGMFIRFGSRISCVEKLYGKACAYSAILRWPSAMVINMWSGIRSTRQYIESSLTGKKIKWVKTEHRLPEGFGEVLEPINHRQPISQLSLDHESTLQL
- a CDS encoding glycoside hydrolase family 113 — its product is MKILTMLLMFFTLANVQAMDVKGFNLTEDGTFEFDANLTGDQKTEAQIAVDHVKRLGTNHIVLNVRAKMVGPKSVDIIPLTGSGPVAQEARKMTNLIKYIHSLDMTVGIRPIFFVLGPNGEFPYSEVQPDGSTKAWWHGNIQPHDPDRWFDNFQLYLDRYMTIAKLAKVEEFTIGAELYSMTVGIEDQWKEYPHGFPGRWNQLLKYTRSKLGAKVRIMYDINFTDDTDTSTDISRSGGELERWRYRLVDLAESDDEAQRKIWQQLLDFWNGLDAIGVDMYRSLAFKNDVIPANKETLVKLLSERALTYANQLDVTLLEISIYSGSMKPVILKEVGFRSVENTFVDPFTYATALGALNIAHQAAGYEALFKGFALPGFEWFSGFAFWDIPLSPGHNGPTDRGFSPIGKVETEEVIKRYFK
- a CDS encoding glycoside hydrolase family 26 protein yields the protein MKVLILTFLCSVNFMASAYAQKVMLPEKGAYFGAYVDAGPLAEEVRPHEIEAFELLTGKPMAWVYFSNNWTDGEIDFPYENVEICRKMGRIPYIRLMPWSEDSGDGKADPIFTMDAFLKGTFDEKLIEWARQASESPGPIILEFGPEVNGNWFPWNGQWNGGSRTTRYGDPRLPDGPEKFRDVYRRIITLFKIGGLTEATWVLHVDTARMPEASWNSTSNYYPGDENIDWIGLSVFGAQLPTHDWIEFMPKFKSFWPEIQEIAKRKPVIISEFAVIEDKKNPSRKADWIARALRTIESGLYPIKGISYWNSPGWLADGSADFRITSSEKALNSFVGRINQDFWKIITAPIQPSEDEQ
- a CDS encoding DUF2334 domain-containing protein, whose protein sequence is MNKIFLLFLFLITNAAHAENKNLNTVFPSNGQCVLIYYDLSKDPNYHLGKIYSVYAQNLLGHFPELTQIVSPIERYTKGEIEKCRSTIYIGSYFENDIPEDFYLDFQNTKKNVAWLGYNIWKFPEDVMSKMFGHNYDSLTSLDAENLNKEGNPSFFKYVEYKGEQFEKFSKWVKRDGKNVFAAPFEQVALKKDPKTTNTTVKVLALSRHDYSGKKLPYALRSENRFYVADIPFSYAHESDRYLVFSDLLFDILNLAPRHKEKLAIMRIEDVHPKVPIRNLNLLQTVFKEEGVPLHVALIPMFYDPLFRYDREPNETFLPMTAVPQFMSWVKDVQKDNGVFIWHGATHQYKNIPNPHSGYSSDDFEFWDAVNNIPVADDSVDFVLDRLDLGSDYLKEANIFPKIWLTPHYQASALDYHIFADVFDWNIGRAIYFLEEPKKLSRDPELLEQVKYGAKDGGNKILRRQLFKDFETDVHGEWFGQLYPYEIYGDVYGQRMFPEILGNPQPFTSDHVWYPRSLKDMLEDARRNLVLRDSWAASFFHPYILTDIVNGGVGDYPGDTRPLRELLREMKKLGYKFVNLETFAEQTKNVANVKRIEVKIDNSWERKK
- the wecB gene encoding non-hydrolyzing UDP-N-acetylglucosamine 2-epimerase, coding for MNLNNSKNILTFFGTRPEAIKMIPVIKSLRNKGFKVTVGLSGQHTDMVDQLLELFGESADFTLNIQGSVKNVEDPIVLIIPGLCAKLREIKPDLILVHGDTSSTLAGALAGYYEKIPVGHVEAGLRSSNIFHPWPEEINRKLTADLTLLHFAPTVLAKENLLRENVPGDEIFVTGNTVVDALYMMNDEIEKNDALRTGFEGKYNFLNADKKWILMTGHRRENLGEGLNNVMQAILELSKRSDVEIIFPVHPNPKVRSSFAELITSDCPVHIVDPLPYSEMVWLLSRSSLVITDSGGIQEEAPSFKVPAVVTRETTERKEAVLKGWAKLVGTDKQKIIDASNEFLDSISLKQYLDLEENPYGDGTAADQISSVIESLTCKEGYFFAVNKKKEEQIVLSASIAEAVGPSVVTYKKTDLVSISM
- a CDS encoding substrate-binding periplasmic protein, translating into MIIFLLCSNLRAAETVTLLAGESFPPLMWEDNGVAKGIAVEIGKAILVKAGYNVIVKTCPWKRCQVIAKNEGAFITGFSKNDERLKNFIYTDAIMYDDLVIVTKKGKEFAFDETKECIGKRIGAQLGVGFGQKNQGLKKGMIIETDSNDVSRVRKIMYGRIDGGFFSLGKAGIVYSAKLAGYSMDNFSILPVVVSKDPNYLATGIRTSNASEKIKKINAAIKVLTYNGTIAKVMKTTF
- a CDS encoding FKBP-type peptidyl-prolyl cis-trans isomerase, whose protein sequence is MENNELKITDLEIGTGIMPSKGALVFAHYEGFLEDGTKFDSSIDRGKPFQFVFGTGRVIKGWDQGLVGMKVGGKRTLFVPAHLAYGERQIGQFIRPNSNLLFHIELLEVRPRE